A single window of Cryptococcus depauperatus CBS 7841 chromosome 2, complete sequence DNA harbors:
- a CDS encoding 3,4-dihydroxy-2-butanone-4-phosphate synthase yields the protein MSCPSRVSNPPTHPPIPFAFDPVPEAIDAIKRGEFVVVMDDESRENEGDLVCAGSSITTEGMAWMIKWTSGYVCISLPPSRLQALQLPPLLPLNGVSQDPKGTAYHLTVDSNSRKHPVVSTGISAHDRAYTARLLSDPSSDEGDFTRPGHMVPLRYTPGGVRSRRGHTECASDLCYLAGLEPVGLLCEVVHPSDASGSMARRDDCWRFAREWGLKIISVEGLVEHVSKEDNDLVPKAKAA from the exons ATGTCTTGTCCCAGCCGAGTTTCCAACCCTCCAACTCATCCGCCTATACCTTTTGCCTTTGACCCCGTTCCAGAGGCCATCGATGCGATCAAGAGAGGAGAGTTTGTCGTGGTCATGGACGATGAGAGTAGAGAAAATGAAGGAGACTTGGTATGCGCAGGAAGCTCAATCACCACTGAGGGAATGGCTTGGATGATAAAATGGACCAG CGGCTACGTCTGtatctctcttcctccttccaGACTGCAGGCTCTTCAGCTTCCgcctcttctccctcttAATGGCGTTTCGCAAGATCCAAAAGGAACAGCATACCATCTCACGGTTGATTCAAACTCACGCAAACATCCAGTCGTTTCGACGGGTATATCAGCACATGATCGAGCCTACACTGCGAGACTGCTCAGCGACCCTAGTAGTGACGAGGGAGACTTTACGAGACCAGGACATATGGTCCCGCTGAGATATACCCCTGGAGGTGTCAGGTCTAGAAGGGGTCATACAGAATGTGCCAGTG ATCTCTGTTACCTAGCAGGACTTGAACCAGTGGGTCTCTTATGCGAAGTTGTTCACCCTTCAGATGCGTCCGGTTCGATGGCTCGGCGGGATGATTGCTGGAGATTCGCCAGAGAATGGGGTTTAAAAATTATAAGCGTAGAGGGACTGGTTGAGCATGTGTCGAAGGAGGACAACGATTTGGTCCCCAAAGCAAAGGCTGCTTGA